One segment of Salvia splendens isolate huo1 chromosome 20, SspV2, whole genome shotgun sequence DNA contains the following:
- the LOC121780630 gene encoding iron-sulfur protein NUBPL-like isoform X1 has product MKKLFLSINFKRGGFRGFASQSGKGQHLKIGGVKDIIAVASGKGGVGKSTTAVNLAVSLANKWQLKVGLLDADVYGPSIPMMMKLHGKPEVSADKKMIPIENYGVRCMSMGSLVAEGDALVWRGPMVMKALEQMTRGVDWGTLDVLVVDMPPGTGDAQISISQRLQLSGAVIVSTPQDVALMDARRGVKMFSQVNVPVYRLPSILGIVENMSYFKCPSCNEAHYIFGKGGAQKTADDMGMRFLGELPLETGIRSGSDEGVPVVISNPESCVSRAYGDISQKIVSTLELLNQPHSRPEINL; this is encoded by the exons ATGAAGAAATTATTTCTTAGCATAAATTTCAAGCGTGGAGGGTTTAGGGGTTTCGCCTCGCAGAGCGGAAAGGGGCAACATCTGAAGATTGGAGGGGTTAAGGACATTATAGCTGTTGCTTCCGGCAAAGGCGGCGTCGGCAAGTCCACCACTGCCG TTAATTTGGCTGTTTCGCTTGCAAATAAGTGGCAGCTAAAGGTTGGGCTGCTGGATGCTGATGTTTACGGGCCGTCGATTCCGATGATGATGAAGCTCCATGGGAAGCCTGAAGTGAGTGCAG ATAAGAAAATGATCCCAATCGAAAACTATGGTGTTAGATGCATGTCGATGGGGTCCCTGGTCGCAGAAGGGGACGCGCTTGTCTGGAGAGGTCCTATG GTCATGAAAGCACTTGAACAGATGACGAGAGGAGTTGATTGGGGAACGCTAGATGTTCTTGTGGTAGACATGCCACCTGGCACCGGTGATGCTCAGATTTCCATCTCGCAGAGATTGCAATTGTCAG GAGCCGTAATTGTGTCAACTCCTCAAGATGTTGCCTTAATGGATGCTCGAAGAGGTGTTAAAATGTTCTCCCAAGTGAACGTGCCAGTATACCGCTTACCTTCA ATTTTAGGAATTGTGGAGAACATGAGCTATTTTAAATGTCCGAGCTGTAATGAGGCTCATTACATTTTTGGAAAGGGTGGAGCTCAAAAGACAGCCGATGATATGGGGATGAGGTTTCTTGGTGAG TTGCCACTGGAGACGGGAATACGAAGTGGCTCTGATGAAGGAGTGCCTGTTGTGATATCCAATCCCGAATCTTGTGTATCCCGGGCCTATGGTGATATCTCCCAAAAGATAGTCAGCACACTCGAGCTACTCAACCAGCCACACTCGCGTCCTGAAATAAATCTTTAA
- the LOC121780630 gene encoding iron-sulfur protein NUBPL-like isoform X2 produces the protein MKKLFLSINFKRGGFRGFASQSGKGQHLKIGGVKDIIAVASGKGGVGKSTTAVNLAVSLANKWQLKVGLLDADVYGPSIPMMMKLHGKPEVSADKKMIPIENYGVRCMSMGSLVAEGDALVWRGPMVMKALEQMTRGVDWGTLDVLVVDMPPGTGDAQISISQRLQLSGAVIVSTPQDVALMDARRGVKMFSQVNVPILGIVENMSYFKCPSCNEAHYIFGKGGAQKTADDMGMRFLGELPLETGIRSGSDEGVPVVISNPESCVSRAYGDISQKIVSTLELLNQPHSRPEINL, from the exons ATGAAGAAATTATTTCTTAGCATAAATTTCAAGCGTGGAGGGTTTAGGGGTTTCGCCTCGCAGAGCGGAAAGGGGCAACATCTGAAGATTGGAGGGGTTAAGGACATTATAGCTGTTGCTTCCGGCAAAGGCGGCGTCGGCAAGTCCACCACTGCCG TTAATTTGGCTGTTTCGCTTGCAAATAAGTGGCAGCTAAAGGTTGGGCTGCTGGATGCTGATGTTTACGGGCCGTCGATTCCGATGATGATGAAGCTCCATGGGAAGCCTGAAGTGAGTGCAG ATAAGAAAATGATCCCAATCGAAAACTATGGTGTTAGATGCATGTCGATGGGGTCCCTGGTCGCAGAAGGGGACGCGCTTGTCTGGAGAGGTCCTATG GTCATGAAAGCACTTGAACAGATGACGAGAGGAGTTGATTGGGGAACGCTAGATGTTCTTGTGGTAGACATGCCACCTGGCACCGGTGATGCTCAGATTTCCATCTCGCAGAGATTGCAATTGTCAG GAGCCGTAATTGTGTCAACTCCTCAAGATGTTGCCTTAATGGATGCTCGAAGAGGTGTTAAAATGTTCTCCCAAGTGAACGTGCCA ATTTTAGGAATTGTGGAGAACATGAGCTATTTTAAATGTCCGAGCTGTAATGAGGCTCATTACATTTTTGGAAAGGGTGGAGCTCAAAAGACAGCCGATGATATGGGGATGAGGTTTCTTGGTGAG TTGCCACTGGAGACGGGAATACGAAGTGGCTCTGATGAAGGAGTGCCTGTTGTGATATCCAATCCCGAATCTTGTGTATCCCGGGCCTATGGTGATATCTCCCAAAAGATAGTCAGCACACTCGAGCTACTCAACCAGCCACACTCGCGTCCTGAAATAAATCTTTAA
- the LOC121781074 gene encoding spermine synthase-like, translating to MEGGAERGSECQRTTGGRASSDNGSSKATSIPSCCLKARASAPELDAKCHSTVVSGWFSEIQPSSDESLNEVYFNNPMWPGESHSLKVEKILFKDKSKYQEVLVFQSSAYGKVLVLDGIVQLTEKDECVYQEMITHLPLCSIESPQNVLVVGGGDGGVLREIARHSSVKLIDICEIDQMVIDVSKKFFPELAIGFEDPRVHLHVGDAIEFLKQAPEGKYDAIIVDSSDPVGPAQELVERPFFETIARALRSGGVLCNMAESMWLHTHLIQDMLTICRDIFKGSVRYAWASVPTYPSGVIGFLLCATEGPPVDFVHPINPIEKLDGALDYRREIKFYNSEIHRAAFALPSFVRREVEALRG from the exons ATGGAGGGCGGCGCAGAAAGAGGTTCGGAATGCCAGAGGACTACAGGTGGGAGGGCGAGTAGTGACAATGGTTCTAGTAAGGCCACAAGTATACCCTCTTGTTGCTTGAAAGCAAGGGCATCTGCACCGGAGCTAGATGCCAAGTGCCACTCAACTGTTGTTTCTGGATGGTTCAGTGAAATTCAGCCATCCTCTG ATGAGTCTTTGAATGAAGTCTATTTTAACAACCCAATGTGGCCAG GAGAGTCACACTCCCTGAAAGTCGAAAAGATTTTGTTCAAGGATAAGTCAAAGTATCAAGAGGTTCTGGTTTTCCAG TCATCAGCATATGGAAAGGTTCTTGTGCTAGATGGCATTGTTCAGCTGACGGAGAAAGATGAATGTGTTTACCAGGAAATGATAACCCATCTCCCTCTTTGTTCAATTGAATCACCCCAAAAT GTTTTGGTGGTAGGTGGTGGTGATGGTGGCGTCCTTAGAGAAATTGCCCGTCACAGCTCTGTGAAGTTAATTGATATTTGTGAAATCGATCAGATGGTCATAGAT GTAAGCAAGAAATTTTTTCCAGAGTTAGCTATTGGTTTTGAGGATCCTCGTGTGCACCTTCATGTTGGCGATG CTATTGAATTTCTAAAGCAAGCACCTGAAGGGAAATATGATGCAATTATTGTTGATTCGTCAGACCCTGTGG GTCCTGCTCAGGAGCTTGTGGAGAGACCCTTTTTTGAGACCATTGCCAGAGCATTAAGGTCCGGTGGTGTTCTTTGTAATATGGCAGAAAGTATGTGGCTTCATACACATCTGATTCAGGATATGTTAACCATATGCCGAGACATTTTTAAAGGTTCTGTGCGCTATGCATGGGCTAGTGTCCCTACATATCCGAG TGGCGTTATAGGGTTTCTATTATGCGCAACTGAGGGACCACCTGTTGATTTCGTACACCCTATCAACCCTATTGAGAAGTTGGATGGTGCACTTGACTACAGAAGGGAAATTAAATTTTACAACTCCGAG ATTCATAGAGCTGCCTTTGCATTGCCATCTTTCGTAAGGAGGGAGGTCGAAGCTCTCCGGGGTTGA
- the LOC121780984 gene encoding protein phosphatase 2C 51-like gives MNFDELRQGSMAPECESGELVLCNGDAAKSKNFCRKRMEPRRIKSASSRKRRSDVKKEIESMEGSVLIRHGAVSIIGRRREMEDAVAAEVDFLQKGGRRYSFFGVYDGHGGWRVARACSENLHKVLAEIVERDVGDEIAWERVMAVGFRKMDEEVNKSGALVASTGSTAVVAVVEEDEVVVANCGDSRAVLSRGGVAVQISDDHKPDRPDELERIEGCGGKVINWNGLRVSGVLATSRAIGDEYLKPYVITDPEVKILSRTKLDEFLILGSDGLWDVISNEMACQVARRCLEGRMRRSSGAGYTRTMEAAAVLVELAMARGSCDNISAVVVDLTRNQTQTAAYSC, from the exons ATGAATTTCGACGAATTACGGCAAGGATCGATGGCGCCGGAGTGTGAGAGTGGGGAATTGGTTTTGTGCAACGGCGACGCAGCGAAATCGAAGAATTTCTGCCGGAAAAGGATGGAGCCGCGGCGGATCAAGTCGGCTTCGAGCAGAAAAAGGCGATCGGATGTGAAGAAAGAGATTGAATCGATGGAAGGATCGGTTCTGATTCGGCACGGTGCGGTGTCGATTATCGGCCGGCGGAGGGAGATGGAGGACGCGGTGGCGGCGGAGGTGGATTTTTTACAGAAAGGCGGGAGGAGGTACAGTTTTTTCGGAGTTTACGACGGCCACGGTGGGTGGCGCGTGGCGCGTGCTTGCAGCGAGAATCTGCATAAGGTGTTGGCGGAGATCGTGGAGCGAGATGTTGGTGATGAGATAGCGTGGGAGAGAGTGATGGCGGTGGGGTTTAGGAAGATGGATGAGGAAGTGAATAAGAGCGGGGCGTTAGTCGCGTCGACCGGGTCGACCGCCGTTGTGGCGGTGGTCGAGGAGGATGAGGTCGTGGTGGCGAACTGTGGCGATTCGAGGGCCGTGCTTTCGCGCGGCGGTGTTGCCGTACAGATTTCCGATGATCACAAG CCCGATAGACCGGACGAGCTAGAGAGGATCGAAGGATGCGGAGGGAAGGTGATAAACTGGAACGGTTTAAGAGTTTCGGGAGTGCTGGCAACCTCAAGAGCTATAG GTGATGAATATCTAAAACCATATGTGATAACGGATCCGGAGGTAAAGATTTTGAGTAGGACGAAACTGGATGAGTTCTTGATACTCGGGAGCGACGGGCTGTGGGATGTGATCTCGAACGAGATGGCGTGCCAGGTGGCGAGGAGGTGTTTGGAGGGCCGGATGAGGAGGAGCTCCGGCGCTGGCTACACACGAACGATGGAGGCTGCTGCCGTTTTGGTTGAGCTGGCGATGGCTCGGGGCAGCTGCGACAACATCAGCGCCGTTGTAGTCGATTTGACCCGCAATCAAACTCAAACTGCTGCCTATTCATGCTAG